In a genomic window of Rhinopithecus roxellana isolate Shanxi Qingling chromosome 2, ASM756505v1, whole genome shotgun sequence:
- the CRACD gene encoding cancer-related regulator of actin dynamics, with product MGTRAFSHDSIFIPDGGAESEQTVQAMSQDNILGKVKTLQQQLGKNIKFGQRPPNAIPMKKANSGEASLEEDLFLTSPMEIVTQQDIILSDPENKSSDTPSSLSPLNLPGAGSEMEEKVAPVKPSRPKRHFSSAGTIESVNLDAIPLAIARLDNSAAKHKLAVKPKKQRVSKKHRYLAQDPQHEQGGLESRPSLDQNGHPGEEKPTWQEEEPNPLDSEEERRRQEDYWRELEANCKRQKEEAAEKKRLEDQRLQALERRLWEENRRQELLEEEGEGQEPPLEAERAPREEQRRSMEAPGWEDAERREWVERERLEAEEERRRLQAQAQAEERRRLKEDARLKERRRQEEEEGRCAEELRRQEEEEPEGWEELEQREEAEAQGPHDVAEEVGEARRGPEEEDLEGDQDLEGEEEEGQAHLEDARVQLSELLNDFEERPEEQERLKAEVCKEQNPEAERGKEQQGRSGDFQEADRPGPEEKREEGDTEPLRKQEGPVEAAQPPVERKEAAAPEQGHKVEELRWQEVDERQTMPRPYTFQVSSGGKQILFPKVNLSPVTPAKDKGLTAAPQEPKAPKASPAQHALPSSQSVPHTAILVTGAQLCSPAVNLSQIKDTACKSLLGLEEKKHADIPAGENPPRGPGDARAGSGKAKHPQESPSGASALAEWASIRSRILKNAESDPRSSERDQSRPGDESTPRGRCDSRGNLRKTPPVNAKFSIMPAWQKFSDGGMETSKQNAEAESIRKRPMLVPSEETAPQPPPIGVRELGKGLEKSEMHREPADTTEGCKFAKDLPSFLVPSLPYPPQKVVAQTESTTSSDSETANGIAKPDPVMPGGEEKTSPFGIKLRRTNYSLRFTCDQQAEQKKKKRHSSTGDSADAGPPAVGSARGEKEMEGVALKHGPSLPQERKQAPSTWRDSAEPSSSRSLPVAHPGPPPANSQTPAPEHDKAANKMPLAQKPALAPKPSSQTPPASPLSKLSRPYLVELLSRRAGRPDPEPSEPSKEGQESGDRQPPSPPGPEERKGQKRDEEEEVTERKPASPPLPAAQREKPSQTPEAGRKEKPMLQSRHSLDGSKLTEKVETAQPLWITLALQKQKGFREQQATREERKQAREAKQAEKLSKENVSVSPQPGSSSVSRAGSLHKSTALPEEKRPETAVSRLERREQLKKANTLPTSVTVEISNSAPPAPLVKEVTKRFSTPDAAPVSTEPAWLALAKRKAKAWSDCPQIIK from the exons GTTGCTCCCGTTAAACCGTCTCGGCCAAAAAGGCACTTCTCTTCTGCTGGCACCATCGAAAGTGTCAACTTAGATGCCATTCCCCTGGCCATTGCTCGCCTGGACAACAGTGCCGCCAAGCACAAGCTGGCTGTTAAGCCAAAAAAACAGAGGGTGTCAAAGAAGCACAGGTACCTTGCCCAG GATCCACAACATGAGCAAGGCGGCCTTGAGAGTCGGCCATCCCTGGACCAGAACGGACACCCAGGCGAGGAGAAGCCAACGTGGCAGGAAGAGGAACCCAATCCGCTGGATTCCGAGGAAGAGAGAAGACGCCAAGAAGACTACTGGCGAGAATTGGAGGCCAACTGCAAGCGGCAAAAGGAGGAAGCAGCCGAGAAGAAACGCTTAGAGGACCAGAGGCTGCAGGCGCTGGAGAGGAGGCTTTGGGAAGAGAACAGAAGGCAGGAGCTGTTGGAGGAGGAGGGCGAGGGGCAGGAGCCGCCTCTAGAGGCGGAAAGGGCGCCGCGGGAAGAGCAGCGGCGGAGCATGGAAGCGCCAGGCTGGGAGGACGCCGAGCGGAGGGAGTGGGTGGAGCGCGAGCGCCTGGAGGCCGAGGAGGAGCGGAGGCGTctgcaggcccaggcccaggcggAGGAGAGGCGGCGGCTGAAGGAGGATGCCAGGCTGAAGGAGCGGAGgcggcaggaggaggaggaaggaagatgcGCGGAGGAGCTcagaaggcaggaggaagaggagcccGAGGGATGGGAAGAGCTGGAACAGCGGGAGGAAGCGGAGGCGCAGGGGCCGCACGATGTGGCGGAGGAGGTTGGGGAGGCCCGGCGGGGCCCGGAGGAGGAGGATCTGGAGGGAGACCAGGAtctggagggagaggaggaggagggccagGCGCACCTGGAGGACGCGAGGGTCCAGCTGAGCGAGCTTCTGAACGACTTTGAGGAGAGGCCAGAGGAACAGGAACGCCTGAAAGCCGAAGTTTGCAAGGAGCAGAACCCAGAGGCCGAGCGGGGAAAAGAGCAGCAGGGAAGGAGCGGGGATTTCCAGGAGGCCGATCGTCCTGGGCccgaggaaaagagagaagaaggggaCACGGAGCCTCTCCGGAAACAAGAGGGGCCTGTGGAAGCCGCGCAGCCTCCAGTGGAGAGGAAAGAAGCCGCCGCCCCTGAACAAGGCCACAAGGTGGAGGAGCTGCGGTGGCAGGAGGTGGACGAGAGGCAGACCATGCCCCGGCCCTACACGTTCCAGGTGTCCTCCGGGGGGAAGCAGATTCTCTTTCCCAAAGTCAACCTGAGCCCCGTGACGCCCGCAAAGGACAAGGGGCTCACCGCTGCCCCCCAGGAACCAAAGGCCCCCAaagccagcccagcccagcacgCGCTACCCTCGTCCCAGAGCGTTCCCCACACCGCCATTCTGGTAACGGGCGCGCAGCTCTGCAGCCCGGCCGTCAACCTGAGCCAGATCAAGGACACCGCGTGCAAGTCCCTCCTGGGCTTGGAGGAGAAGAAGCACGCGGACATCCCCGCTGGGGAGAACCCTCCCCGAGGCCCCGGCGACGCGCGGGCGGGCAGCGGGAAGGCTAAGCACCCCCAGGAGTCTCCCAGCGGCGCGTCCGCACTCGCAGAATGGGCTTCCATTCGGTCCAGAATCCTGAAGAATGCCGAGAGTGACCCGCGCAGCAGCGAGAGGGACCAGTCGAGGCCCGGCGATGAGTCCACTCCCAGGGGCCGGTGTGATTCCCGCGGAAACCTCCGGAAGACTCCGCCAGTCAATGCAAAGTTCTCTATTATGCCTGCCTGGCAGAAATTCTCCGATGGTGGCATGGAGACCTCCAAACAGAACGCGGAAGCTGAAAGCATACGAAAAAGACCCATGCTGGTACCCAGCGAAGAGACAGCCCCCCAGCCTCCTCCTATTGGTGTTCGCGAGCTCGGGAAGGGTCTGGAGAAGTCGGAGATGCACCGGGAGCCCGCAGACACCACCGAGGGATGTAAATTTGCCAAAGACCTCCCGTCTTTCCTTGTCCCAAGCCTTCCTTATCCTCCGCAGAAAGTGGTGGCCCAGACAGAGTCCACGACCTCTTCGGACAGTGAGACTGCAAACGGGATAGCAAAGCCAGACCCTGTGATGCCGGGTGGGGAGGAAAAAACCTCACCGTTTGGAATAAAACTGAGAAGGACCAACTATTCCTTGCGCTTCACCTGCGACCAACAGGcagaacagaagaagaagaagaggcacAGCAGCACCGGAGACAGCGCAGATGCCGGGCCGCCTGCAGTGGGGAGCGCTCgtggagagaaagagatggagggTGTGGCCCTCAAGCATGGTCCATCCCTCCCCCAAGAACGGAAGCAAGCCCCCTCTACCTGGAGGGACTCGGCTGAACCTTCCAGCAGCCGCTCTCTTCCTGTGGCCCACCCTGGGCCCCCACCGGCCAACAGCCAGACCCCGGCTCCAGAGCACGACAAGGCAGCAAACAAAATGCCACTGGCACAGAAGCCAGCATTGGCTCCCAAGCCCAGCAGTCAGACCCCACCGGCATCCCCACTTTCCAAACTGAGCAGGCCCTACTTGGTAGAGCTGCTGTCTCGCCGAGCAGGGAGGCCGGACCCAGAGCCAAGTGAGCCGTCCAAGGAGGGCCAGGAGAGCGGTGACCGCCAGCCACCCTCGCCCCCAGGTCCCGAGGAAAGGAAGGGACAGAAgagggatgaggaggaagaggtgacAGAGAGGAAACCCGCTTCCCCACCTCTGCCTGCCGCTCAGCGAGAGAAACCATCCCAAACACCCGAGGCCGGGAGGAAAG AGAAGCCAATGCTTCAGAGCAGGCACTCCTTAGATGGCTCCAAACTTACAGAGAAAGTGGAAACTGCTCAGCCGCTTTGGATAACATTAGCACTGCAAAAGCAAAAGGGGTTTCGGGAGCAGCAGGCGACACGGGAGGAGAGGAAGCAAGCCAGAGAGGCCAAACAGGCGGAAAAGCTCTCCAAAGAAAAT GTCAGTGTCAGCCCGCAGCCTGGAAGCAGCAGTGTCAGCAGAGCAGGTTCCCTGCACAAGTCCACTGCTCTGCCAGAAGAGAAGAGGCCCGAGACTGCAGTGTCCAGGCTTGAGCGCAGAGAACAGCTGAAAAAGGCCAACACTCTTCCTACCTCTGTGACAG TGGAGATCTCCAATTCGGCTCCCCCAGCGCCGCTAGTGAAAGAAGTCACCAAGAGGTTTTCCACCCCGGATGCTGCCCCCGTGTCAACAGAACCAGCCTGGCTGGCTTTGGCCAAAAGGAAAGCAAAGGCTTGGAGCGACTGTCCACAGATTATTAAGTAA